The following nucleotide sequence is from Alkalihalobacillus sp. LMS39.
AAGTTCCCACGTATCGAGCATCTGAATTTGAAAATATGATTGCAACGGAAAAACCAGATGTGGTCATTGTAACGACTGTTGATCGTACCCATCATACGTACATTATAAAAGCATTGGAATTAGGGTGTAATGTCATTACTGAAAAACCAATGACCGTGGACACTGAGAAATGTCAAGCGATACTTGATGCGGTGAATCGAACAGGAAAAGAAGTGAGGGTAACTTTTAATTATCGGTATGCCCCTCATAATACGAAAATTCGTGAGTTAATTCGTGATGGTGTGATTGGTGAAGTGTTTTCTGTTCATTTTGAGTGGGCATTGGATACACAGCATGGTGCTGATTATTTCCGACGATGGCATCGAAACAAACGAAATAGTGGTGGGCTATTAGTTCATAAGTCGACACATCATTTTGATTTAGTCAACTTTTGGCTTGGAACAGAGCCTGATACGGTGTATGCGAATGGGGGACTGCGCTTTTATGGGAAAGAAAATGCAGAGTCCCGTGGGGTTACGCAGTTTTATCAGCGCGCACATGGAAGTGAGTATGCAAAAGACGACACATTTGCACTTCACTTAGAGAAAAATGAACATTTAAAAGCGATGTATTTAGATGCAGAGCATGAAGATGGCTATTACCGTGACCAAAGTGTGTTTGGAGATGGAATTGATATCGAAGACACACTAGCGGTCATCGTTCAATATAAAAACAAGGCGATTTTAACGTATTCTTTAAATGCTTATTTACCGTGGGAAGGCTTTATCATTTCTTTTAACGGGAGTAAAGGAAGAATTGAAGTGAAAGTAAGAGAACAATCGTACGTTAACTCTGGAGGAGAAAAGTCGGAAGAAGGTGCGATTGAAGAAAAGTCAATTCAAGTCATACCGATGTTCGATCCTTCTTATGAAGTAGAAGTAGAAGAAAAAGAAGGTGGGCACGGCGGAGGTGATCCGCTATTACTCCAAGATTTATTTGGAGTACCACGTGCAGACGCGCTTCACCGAGCGGCGTCACATGTAGATGGAGCAAGGTCTATCTTAACAGGAATCGCCGGAAATCTATCATTGCGCACAGGGCAGGCGGTAAAAGTAGATCAGTTAGTCAAGTTTTAAAATAAGGAGTGAGTGAAGTTGGAACCTTATTTTCATAGTAATGA
It contains:
- a CDS encoding Gfo/Idh/MocA family oxidoreductase, yielding MNKLKYVLVGTGGRAEFFYGALAKDFKETAELVAFCDVNETRMNYANQLLIEKYKHSKVPTYRASEFENMIATEKPDVVIVTTVDRTHHTYIIKALELGCNVITEKPMTVDTEKCQAILDAVNRTGKEVRVTFNYRYAPHNTKIRELIRDGVIGEVFSVHFEWALDTQHGADYFRRWHRNKRNSGGLLVHKSTHHFDLVNFWLGTEPDTVYANGGLRFYGKENAESRGVTQFYQRAHGSEYAKDDTFALHLEKNEHLKAMYLDAEHEDGYYRDQSVFGDGIDIEDTLAVIVQYKNKAILTYSLNAYLPWEGFIISFNGSKGRIEVKVREQSYVNSGGEKSEEGAIEEKSIQVIPMFDPSYEVEVEEKEGGHGGGDPLLLQDLFGVPRADALHRAASHVDGARSILTGIAGNLSLRTGQAVKVDQLVKF